The Coffea arabica cultivar ET-39 chromosome 1e, Coffea Arabica ET-39 HiFi, whole genome shotgun sequence genome has a window encoding:
- the LOC140016762 gene encoding uncharacterized protein: MVALSLREALDLAAVFSTESFPSSVSASGSRVEESLPERFKTPKFNKYDGTGNPKTHLRLFANKLESLEGDALDWYSNLKPDEIKTWLDLSDAFIRQYEYNCELAPARTTLEGTKRKPSEDHKTYAKRWRKIAAKVEPPMTEDEIIRTFIKAHDPPYFEEIFRMTGCSFAAIINKLEEYDDFVKAGKIVNVSALKSQLEAMQNQGSNNKKFPFKKREEEVSFVSKRGPSFRPRSQQYPTYSPHYPYRPRLQPVYHTTINHSRPRPNYPNTTTTPFHTSPLNFQTKPRPPSTTNYTRNLARFRTFTNLGRPLDQLYEQLKAAGKIGTIPLKVYTKGVPSGYDPQSFCAYHSGAPGHSTVNCWVLKHKIQDMIEAGDIILKRRNEQGPSVSENPFPAHKDTIGDIITDEEFEQPAKYTVGENEVIKIV, translated from the exons TTGCCTGAGAGGTTCAAAACCCCGAAGttcaacaagtatgatgggacgggtaaccccaagacacacctccgactgtTCGCCAACAAATTGG aaagtctggaaggCGACGCGCTTGAttggtattcaaatttgaaGCCTGATGAGATAAAGACTTGGCTGGACCTGTCCGATGCATTTATAAGGCAATATGAATACAACTGTGAACTAGCACCAGCGCGGACCACACTAGAGGGGAcaaagaggaagccatctgaagatcataaaACCTATGCTaaaagatggaggaaaatagctgcaaaggtTGAGCCGCCAATGACTGAAGATGAAATCATTCGCACCTTCATTAAAGCACACGATCCCCCGTATTTTGAGGAAatctttcgcatgactggatgctcatttgctgcTATTATCAACAAGCTTGAAgaatatgatgattttgtgaaggctggaaagattgttaacgTGTCGGCTCTGAAATCACAATTGGAAGCAATGCAAAATCAAGGCAGCAATAACAAGAAATTCCCGTTCAAAAAGAGGGAAGAGGAGGTTTCATTTGTCTCGAAACGAGGCCCTTCTTTCCGACCTCGATCCCAACAATATCCCACCTACTCACCCCATTATCCATACCGACCACGCCTTCAACCTGTTTACCATACCACTATTAACCACTCTCGACCTCGACCGAATTACCCAAacacaaccacaacaccatttcatacttctccacttaactttcaaactaaACCTCGCCCTCCTTCAACTACCAATTATACCCGAAACCTAGCCCGATTTAGAACTTTTACCAATCTAGGTCGGCCCCTTGATCAATTATATGAACAGCTCAAAGCCGCagggaaaattggtacaatacctCTCAAAGTCTATACTAAAGGAGTTCCCTCTGGTTATGACCCCCAATCTttttgtgcttatcattctggagctcctGGACATTCTACTGTCAATTGTtgggtacttaaacataaaatccaagacatgattgaggccGGAGACATAATTTTGAAAAGGAGAAATGAACAAGGACCAAGTGTTAGCGAAAACCCTTTTCCTGCACACAAAGACACTATAGGGGACATTATCACTGATGAGGAGTTTGAGCAGCCTGCCAAATACACTGTGGGGGAGAATGAAGTAATTAAAATAGTCTAA